From the genome of Glycine soja cultivar W05 chromosome 14, ASM419377v2, whole genome shotgun sequence:
cttgTTCTAGCCTGAACTGGGAAAATAAGTTTCTTTGAGTTTGAAATGGCAGTGCTTGTGGATTTTAGTTGATCTAAATGGATTTCTTGTTTAAATAACtttgagaaattcaattttgttagaaccattttttttagtttataaaatacttttattactATATGTGTATGTAAATTCTCTCTCCATTAATATGACCATATGGTTCCATATGTTTTTGCTTTCATTTGTTGCTACTGCTGCAATTAATTTTCTGGTTTCAAGCATGTTTGTGACACTTCATCTTTTATCCAGACGTTGGTTCGGTACCAGCTGCCTGTGGTCGTGATTGTTTtcaacaatggtggtgtatatggTGGTGACCGTAGACGCGCAGAGGAGATAGATGGACCTCAcaaagatgatcctgcccccaCAGATTTTGTCCCAGATGCAGGGTACCATGCTTTGATAGAAGCTTTTGGTGGAAAGGGCTATCTTGTTGGGACGCCTGATGAACTCAAGTCTGCCCTTTCAGAATCCTTCTCTGCTAGGAAACCAGCTGTAGTAAATGTTGTGATCGATCCCTATGCTGGTTCAGAGAGTGGGAGGATGCAACATAAGAATTGATTTCCCTTAGTTGCCTAATGCTCTATAGCATCCCTTcacatcattttctttttggtttaaaataTCACAAAGTGTACTcctatgacttttttttttgcttgaatTATCCGGTGCAGCATAGCTatcatcaaatatatattttttaacttcaatATAGTAAATTCTCTTTACCCTAAGGGTTTCAATATCCTTCTTATGTGGATCAATAGTAATTTGACATTTGTACCTTAGCCACCTCATTATTTGGCATGGCTTTTTGTGGTTTTgcttaagttgtttttttaaaggTTAAGACATTATTAAACAGCCCATGGCTTAATTTCATACTATTCAACAGATTGAGTCTGTAAAATCTTGGAAGAAAGTTGGATTCCAATTGAAACTACAGATTGAACTCTAAAGCTTTGATCGAAACCACACTTTGAGCCCTAAATTTTTGATTGAAATTACTGATTgaaaactaaaccctaaaccacaTTCCACTTTTGTTAGCTAGTGACCGTAAGATGAACCATTACTTATGTATCTTCCCAGACAAATACAGGGACACAGATTAAGGTGCAGATATGATCATAGAGCAAATCATGCCAAAGTGATGTGACGCTgataacttgaattttttttgtccaaACTTGGCAGGCAAGGAATAGCAAGCAGATATTCTCTCAAATGCTTGTGATGGCCAACAGAATCCACAGTATCTGCCAGCAGGTGAGGGGGGTCTATAAATGTTTGTGGTATCTTTCATAAACTGCCCTGTCTTATGCAAACTACCAGCAGTATACAAATTGCATCAGATGTAGACCCACTTTCTTACTAAATAATAGGGTACATGAAGGACATTGTTTTTGCACTCTAGTCCTATCACATGAGTTTTCCATTCTTGCCCATCTTAAAACAACATTAACTGTTCCCTCCTTTTTGCTTTTAAGGTATGATTTCTATATACAATAGGTACCATTATTGGATTATCTAATTCTGTTTGTCTACCATGaaaatcttgttcatgaattcAAATGATGTCAATCACTTTTCAATCTTGAGTTTTAGTGAGttataaaacagaaaatgaGTAAAGTAAATTAGACATCAACATACAATTCCCTGCTTGAATCGAAGTCCTCTGTCAGTTTGTCATCTTCCTTAAATCGAGTTTTAATGATTtatagaagcagaaaatgaatgAAGTACCTCATATGAATCTACGATTCACTCTCAACTCTCAAGTCAAAGTTCTTTGGCAGCTTGTCATCATCTATTTgagtaataatattatttggaGACTGTGAGTAACATTTAACCATGCATTCTTTTTATAAGAGCAAATTAAAGCAACAATCCTTATGCTTTCATGTAATTAAACAAacattccatttttttattcattattttttctctttgttatGAGAAGTGTTAGTGTAAGATTTTACCAGATGTGagtgtaatattttaaaacaagagAATAGCATTGTAATATTTTCATActtaaaaaagaatcaacataagaaaataaaaaggatgaagttatatataattacaCCAAACCTCATAGATGTTGTTATAATTTgctaaaaaagatatattttttacttttttttttcactttctttcttaAATCAAAATGTACCCTTAGTTTATCCACACGGGTCATCTACATCTGTATAACATACATAACCACATAGTCGGCATCTatctataaagaaaataatcatttaaaaaaagaagaaataaaattgatgaAAGGATTTAAGCATTAAATAAATGgcagataaaatataaataaaaatgaccaCGCAAAAAAGTACAATTTAGTAGTCATATAAAATGCAAAGGCAATTTAATTGGAGGGATGAACTCTGACACTGTTGTATGGATGGTACATTCTCGTTTTTGATTGACAATTCAAACCCTACGGAAATAAAATGGCGGGAAAATTCAGTGCCATGAGAACATTTCGCGCCatttctcttcctcttcctctataTAAACCCTACCCTCACCTTCAATTTCCATTTCTCtcgtcaaatttatccattcaCCACAGAGTTTCTTCAATGGCCCAGCCTCAACCAGAGTCCCACGCCACCAATGGCTCACACGAGCCATTGCTCAAAATCCCAAAGCTCCACCAAAACGGCGACGTTTCCGCAACCGCTCCCTTTCTCCGCGTCAAGAAGCTCTCCGACAAGGCCGTTTTGCCCTCTAGGGCTTCCACTCTCTCCGCCGGTTACGATCTCTCTAGGTATAAACCCTTTCTCTCACTcactacatttatttattaaaaaaaatttaataattaatttattaaattttctttgtaGCGCGGTGGAGACGAAGGTCCCGGCGAGAGGGAAGGCTCTGGTGGCCACTGACATCAGCATCGCGATTCCAGAGGGCACATATGCTCGCGTTGGTAAAAAAATTTTCTCTTCGATTTAGGGTTTTCTGTTTTAAATTGCGGTCGCAACATGAAggtatttttagttattttgtattttttttttaaaatttagtttttgattTTTGTAGCGCCGCGTTCGGGGTTGGCGTGGAAGCACTCGATCGACGTGGGTGCGGGGGTGATAGATGCGGATTACAGGGGTCCGGTTGGGGTTATACTTTTCAACCATTCGGACACGGATTTTGAGGTGAAGGTTGGGGACAGGGTTGCGCAACTTATCATTGAGAAGATTGTGACACCGAATGTTGTTACAGAGGTCGAGGATTTGGATGAGACTGTTAGAGGTGAAGGTGGGTTTGGATCCACCGGTGTTTGATTTTGTTCTGTTCTCTTGGTAATTTTGTAGAGCAGTTGGTGGGTGTAATCGAATGAAGAACCTGTCTTTATCTTTTGGCTTGTTAGTGTTCTGTGTGTGTCCAAGTTATGATGGTATTGATTTGGTCATCGGGGAATGGCAGTAGGTATTAGGTAAATGCTTTCAAAGCTAGAAAACTTTATTGAAcaagataattaattttattattgtctTAAACATGTTGATCAGTAAGATTGTGTAtcttattataagaaaattgtGGGTGAAATATGTGGTTGTAATACTAATATGCAAGAACGACGAAAACCACATCAAAATCATTAATGTGTTTGATACATTTGTCAAATACGCGTTTAAAGGGCAAAATGTGGCATTTAACGCAACACAGCAAATTGATTTTGGTTGTTGCTTCTACTATGCAAGTTCAAGTTGATGCATGTATAGAATTGTATGGTGTTCTAGGCTCCAACTTCTCAACTCCCAACAAAACTAGTAAGCAACTATTTGTACgaggagaaaaataagaaaatataatgtaTTCACAAGTTAAAATCAGTATATGATTTGGATAAACTTATCCTTacagaagaaagaaataagataTAACAGTTTCTTATAATCAACTgacgaatttaatttttatttacattaaatCAATGCTGCTCATAATAAATAACGATAATTTTTACTCATTAACaaagcaaataaatatttaaaatgaaaagttaGCAT
Proteins encoded in this window:
- the LOC114384325 gene encoding deoxyuridine 5'-triphosphate nucleotidohydrolase-like, which translates into the protein MAGKFSAMRTFRAISLPLPLYKPYPHLQFPFLSSNLSIHHRVSSMAQPQPESHATNGSHEPLLKIPKLHQNGDVSATAPFLRVKKLSDKAVLPSRASTLSAGYDLSSAVETKVPARGKALVATDISIAIPEGTYARVAPRSGLAWKHSIDVGAGVIDADYRGPVGVILFNHSDTDFEVKVGDRVAQLIIEKIVTPNVVTEVEDLDETVRGEGGFGSTGV